Genomic segment of Arachis stenosperma cultivar V10309 chromosome 4, arast.V10309.gnm1.PFL2, whole genome shotgun sequence:
aaaacacttgcTTCCCAGGTCCCAAAATATATGGTTTGGCAGGGGACTTTTGCAGCTAAGAGTTTCAGTCTATCAGCACCAACACATTGTTTCTATCGTAAAAATTAATGctttaatataaaatatcatATGTCTTGAAAGTCATAAACCAAAGCATAGCAATGCAATCTGAGATTTGAAAAACTATGATGAAAGGTTCTCCAAACAATGTAATGCGAACCAAACTGGGATTTGAGTTGGAACCTGATTCTGAAGTTCAAGGCATGAAGGAGATATTGAATGTATAgtatatttattcaaaaaaaaaagggtaaaagatgtctttttaaaattttagtaaggATATTTTTGTCTATTAATGATTacaaaacatcttttttttaaagaaaaaagatcttttaaaaaaagatgtaaattgtaGCTCCtcaaaaaatatgttttttttttatttttctagtgcttttacttttactattaaaaatttaccaaacacattatataaaataaaaaaagatcttttttcattgaaaaaagatctttttttatcaaaataatggcACACAAACATGCACATCCCATAATATGCTAAATTAGTAAAAAGCACCTCAGATCAAAATTAATATGATGAatagacaaaataaaaaatattaacaataatatattgacaaaaatataattatttatgtgaccaagtttatttattataatttatcaaactaatcaaaatataattttagttAGAGAGAAAATATAGGGAGTCAATAGaatatttgtataatgtgtacaataaaaaattagagagtattagagatataattattagtgttaccTTTTTCCATCAGCCGATCTTTGGTGAACTCCAGAATCACTTTAAGTTTTTAAGATGAATAGGCATGCTGttaaataactttttattttatattttagatattcatatattaaaattaaattataaagtaaagttagaaaaattaaaataaagcgTGATGTATAAATTATGTGtacaaatacaaatataaatttttatgttgATGCATAAATTATTGAAAGTAAATGCAccatatatatagagagagctTAATTTGTGTTACACAGCAGATAATACggaaataaattaatttttttagtatgtattaatttcttaacttatataataataaaacatattaaattttcaatagtaattataatttattgaaaatataaattaaaagttataatgtatttataattttacaaaaaaaattaattttttttagtatatattaattgttTAATGACCTTATCAATACATATATGTTTAACCAAATTAatatagaattaaaataaatttttaatgaaattttaaaaccccaaataataaaaaaatattgtaacATCCACCTAGCTACTTTCTCTTCTCCTCCATATACTTATGGAAAATGCACTTTTGCTTAAGAACCCGATAGCACAAGAAAATTTCACTATATATAGAAACGTCTCACTACTTCCATGCATGCATGTAAATACGAACATTTCATATTGGATCGAGTTCTTGAccttttgaaattagaattctGATATTATATCATGATATATACCATTCATCTCCAGAAAAAAAGTAACATTAATGGTTATATGTCTAATACTGAATCGGACATTTCTAAATCTCAATTGTACATATTGTACGAATATTCCATTGACCTCTTATACTTTTTCATTTATAAATAATGAGACACGTGTGCCAACAACAACAAGGATTAGATGCCAAACCTTGTCATCTATGTAAATGAGATTGACATAAACAATGTTCCAATAAAAGTTAAGATGCGTGGTCCACACATGATGAAGAATAATAGATATGCCGCGCGCTGCTTACTAAAAGACATGTTCTATAAAACGGAAACAAAACGTATAGAGTTCGAAAAGGCATCGTAAGTGAGCGAGATTCTTTACTAGGAAATTCACTACAAGACACGCTTAGCGGAACTAAGAAAGTAGTTTAGCTTGCCGTTTCATTTACAGACAAAAGCAGCATCTTTGTAAACCTCGTTCTCCCTCTTTCAAACTATGCACTACAAGGTAATCGGTAATCCCATTCTTGTGTTACATAAGCATTTCAAAACtttcctattttattatttgttaccgtgaaaattcaggtgcagtTGACTTTACctaaagttgatagttgagaaccattaaataatttaatcaaatcaattaaatcATCTAACGACTTTCAGCTATCAACTTTACGTAAAATCGACTGCGCctgagttttttttttgttacggTTCAACTCTCAAAAAACAATTTCGTTAAAGACATACTGATCCATAAAATATGTAATCAGAATTATATTCACGTAGAATCTTGTTATATCGCATATAAATTTATTCGAATCTTctccaaatttattttttaaacactATAAATAAAAGACGTAACATTTACTTAAGATATATTAtctatctctaatttttatatcttttaaactatacaaagatttgatttttttaaaactttttaaagatatttttatatttttaaaagtacAAAATTTTCGTTTTGtcttaataaataaagaagataatGTGTACTTATACTTacaagttttaaaaaaatagaaaatacttttaaaagcacgtaaaatagtaaaatagattttttttaattgatttctacttcttaaaattaaaatctataataactttatatattaataatatttaaatttattcatatatctatatttattataatattttaaattttaaaaatatcacaattattgttgtttgtaatcattaaaaattatttttaatttaatttatcaaacatatatattacagattttaaaaaagttattacataactaattttgataaactagttttataaaactaaaaactaaacaaagagatttattgtaaccttgtctttcaattttataaatctatatttatgtatatttatacgtgttttacatattttttaaataaaataatcaattcttaaaataatcaaatatgttataataaataaaataattaaatttattatagttaaataatcaattttttttacataataatttttttatacactaaatatatattcttatataatgactaattttttatatacatataacatGATTGATTCATAATTAATTATGTAATCCTTAGTTGGCTGCATCACTTATTAATTATCTAGcagaaatgaaaataaaaattaattttaaatcaaattagttAGACTTGCTTATAATTAATGGTATttatcaatcaaaattcaaggtGACTACTCCAATTTACTTTATCACTTTATTATTGAGTTTATtcatttttgaaattgaaaaaaaaattggaaacaagttaattttttttaatatttctttcCCTTTCTGCAATAACAATTCGAATCatgaacttctcttcattctttattttgttaattgatgattgtttattaaaataatatttgttcattgataaaaaaaatatatagatcagacaaaataatattttaaatatgagTTGCATAAAGCCATAAACTAgcatcttttaaatttaaaaattgagcAACTGgttagaaaaatatatatgcATGAGTTTCAAAGTACAAAaactatatattatatattaaaaaaaagttaaaagatcatcaaaatttattattttttattattaattaatttttaatatttaaaagtataagaCAAAAATATgctatttaattacaaaattaaaaaaattagacaaaaaaaaattagttaatgattaaataataataaaaaataataatttttaataattttttaatattttttatatatttccaTAATTTTCTATGATGAGATCATTGATAAGGACTGAAATGGTTGTTTCTTACACCCTATTATTATATTGCCATATATATGTAGCGATGATGGTATATCCACAGCATATGCATtgtaaaaagaatttaattttgatattctGATAGTATATTTTAcagtataattataattatttttgttaatataatattatgtaattaaacatatatataaaataattttaactgacaatatattaaaattaaattttaggttaaagtatattttttgttattgaaatttgataaaagtcttaaaaatattcttaagttttattttgttttaattttattctaaaaattttttatttgcatcaaatatatcccTGAcgattaatttttcaaaaaaattaagaccaattcaacaacaattttatcaaattaatccttcaacacaaacaaattaagaataattttcatgcattattgttaaactggtcttaattttttttaaaatttagccgttaagaatatatttgatgcaaataaaatttttttaagacaaagttaaaacaaaataaaacttaaaggtatttttaaaacttttgatAAACTTTATTTaccctaaattttattatatggGTGGTAGCTTACAAAGTAGCCACTAGGATAGAATCCTACATTATAAGGAAGATAGGCCAATCATTTGGTATAGTTGTTTCTTCTCATTATTGTTATAGTAAGAATTTTAGTTGAGAAGATGAGTATGTCATTTTCCTTGGCACCAAAACCTTATTCTTCCTCCATCACTTGTTGTAGGAGATTTGGTGGTATAAGGTCAGAAGTTGTGGCAGTTATGGTGGCTccaaaacaaagaagaagagaattaTTAGCAGAAAGTAGTGGTACGGTAATAATGTTTCCTCGTCATTTGTCAAAACAGGGTGTTCCTCTTGCTGATTTGCATGTGCAGGAGGTTGTTGAGTGGCAGTGTCAAAATGGTAATTTTGCCACAACTACTAAGCCGCGGTTTGAGCCTTGTTTTCTCAAGGATGGATATGAAATGTGTAGGAAGATTTGTAAGGAATATGCTAAGACCTTCTATCTAGGTAACTAATCATAATTAATATCCACTACTCTAATTTCCTCAATAATGCTAATAACATGATTATttgcttttctttcttgctcttggCAACTCAGGGAAAAAATCCTCTAAAATAATGatgatatttaaatttaattattttaatttaaaagtgattatatttttattttcttgtcacactgttatttttcttaaaaatttaaattaataggAAGAGACAAAATAAATGATTATTTATATTTCTAACATGTTCCTTCAAATAAGAGTTTTCTTTCGAAATTTACTAAATatcaaattctaaatttttcGAACATAGAGTTCTAATATTATttctcttaaaaatttaaatgaataCTTCTaacattttcttattttatcaacttttcttactttaagattttaatattgtatttaTCTTGTTCTATTATTTGTATACTTTAATTGTAAGAAGCCATATTACATAGTCATCAGTTTTATAGTTgacatataattaatataattaaaatttattatttatcaaataattttatataatagaaacTTGTAGTGTAAATAAtcaagatttaaattttaattatggtCAAGGATACAGACATAATTACAATCATCATAATATTATGACTATGGCTCAATTTAGATaaacaacttaattaaattttttttaaaaaaaatttaaacaataaatacttatattaaaaatagtttataaataagttattttatttttaattttttagtcctaaaaatatttattttaaaataagaatgataaaaaatctttttattataagagaaataatttttttaactttttcataaatacttaaataattttttaaaagttacaatttaattttaaaaattacactaAATATTAAtgctataattttttataagttaaaaataaaaaataaaaacttataaACCTATCTAAATTGACCCTATATATTGGGACTTTGAATTGCAAACCATAATTTGCTTACGTTGAACATCCTGTAGAAGTCTAGAAGGTAAAGGTACATAATTCTTAATAAATATGAATTGTTagaatattaaaaagaaaaatctaaattgGCCGGCGTTATAAACCAAAGAATTAGTACTTTCTGCATTATTATCGTGACTTTCTCTGTCTTCTTCCAAAAATTACTGAGACCATATTATTCATTCTTTGAACAGGAACTTTGCTTATGACACAAGAAAGACAAAAAGCTATATGGGCAATTTATGGTAAGTACGTAACCAAACctagaagaaattaaagatgatGATGAATATATAATTTTCTAGCCCATAATTTATGAGTATTAATGTTATTTGCGAgacaaataaatatatatatattattgaagTTCTTCAATGAATAGAAGAAAGTATATTTTCTGAATGGTAGATACTCTAATGAAGATTTTATAATTGTCTTTATATAAAGATACTTCATTTTAATCATTGGATGATAGATTTTAAAACttgatttttatatattataaaagtgTTACTTCTGATAAAATGTagcaaaacaaaaattattataaaaaaatatttttgacatCTTCATTGAAGTAGTTAACATTAATATatctaatcaaataaaaatcttatattaaaagtataatgattgaatgcatgaatatgtatcAGTTTGGTGCAGGAGGACGGATGAATTGGTTGATGGTCCGAATGCAGATTACATGAAGAGCTGTGGTGTTCTTGATAGGTGGGAAGAGAGATTGCATGATATTTTCAATGGAAGACCCTATGATTTGCTTGATGCTGCTCTCACTGATACAATCTCCAACTTTCCCTTGGATATTAAGGTACCTAAATCATTATTAGTAATAATACTAATTCTTTCTTTACCTATATCATGATTTTAAATTGCAATCACAAAGATTTATAGTAATAAAATATGTGTAACTGAGAAAAATACACTCGACTTATTTGATATTGacaaaaatatttctaaattttgttatcagaaaaatattttttaaaattttgtcacttttttaaataatttaaaaatattttcatcaacagtaaaatttaaaaatatttttgtcaacATCAAAATAATTTGCGTACATTTTTTATGTCTAGTTAATTTTTAGTCAATAATCTGTatcctaaataaaaaaatttagtaacCAGAACTtctaatagtataaaaatataactaaaagtATTGATTATCTTGTATTTTAAATTGTATTCTTATATTTCTCGCTAGCATATGTCAATATAAGGATAGTATATGAATACAAATATAGTTTGTTCGAACATTAAAAAGTACGTATTTTTCATTGAACTCGATAAGTAATTCTAAAAGTAGtagaaaaaaaaacatttaaattttgatttggtttttatttttatttttcttttaaactaaaattttatgttGGAGTAATTAAAAAAGTggtataaataaattaaacatcaACCAATCATTCACGAAATAAATCcttttaattttatgtaaaacATTTATATCATGTATGTTTCATCTTTCAACATTCACTCccttttatataaaatatcatatttttattagacctttctagtcgaTGATAAGAGATTACACATAACTAGCTTATGTGAAAATCTTTCATTACTAAATAATGgctaattaataatataatgatGGTACTTTTTAATCTACATATTGAGGAAACGTTGATGTTATATGTTGTTATTGGTTTCATTGTATGTTATCTTGGAGTGTGAAATTTAAAAAAGGCTAAAAACAAATCGGATCATTCGATTTAGGAAAGTCACAAATCAAAGAGTCGATACTaagtttctaatttttttctttttaaaatcccaAAATTCACCCGCCGATTTTTCTACCTTAAAACAAAAAATCTCAAATCCGAGACTCCGATTTGCATTGCAAccttttgaatttgaatttgtcACTCTACAACTCAGAGTTTCTATTTTCCATACCTCCCAAAAACTCCGCTTTCGATTtgtattttcaaattaaaaaaaatcattttgtatttgTTCTTGTTTGAAGAATAAGTCGGCTCTCGTGACAAACGATTGCTGAGCTATCGTCTTGGATGCTAAATTGTCAATCCTGCTAATTCGAACTTTTTCTTTGACGGGTGTGAGGTGTGAGCAATAAAGAGGGGaggagtgtacctgcaaaggcactccaaTGTTTAAGTCAGTATTGTGTTCTTATAATAATTCTATAAATATAGAAAGTAAGATATGAAATAGAATTTATCATGTGTTTtgtttataataattctataaatataaaatgtaaGACATGAAAATAGAACTTATCATGTTTGTTTTTTAGATTGGATATAAAAGGTTTATTTTATAGGCATAAAATTGATGAATGATATTCATGTTATTACCGTTTGGTCATTAAGATGAAAATGATAGTCATTAAGTCGGTAACAAAGGTATCAATTACAATCAAagaatgaataataattaaggCCGAATTATGACTCATAATACATAATAAAGACCGAGTTATAAAGTAACACATCAGTATTATTTAAAAACACACCCATCATCTATATTTATGCATAACACATTCTccaaaaacataacaaaaaaaattaacctaATGATGGAGccttaattaaattaaactttttgTTTTTGGTCTGACAGCCTTTCAGGGACATGATAGAAGGTATGAGAATGGATACAAAGAAAACAAGATACAAAAACTTCCAAGAATTATATCTGTACTGCTACTATGTGGCTGGAACTGTTGGATTAATGAGTGTTCCAATAATGGGTATTGCACCCGAATCTATCATCCCTCCTCAAAGTGTATATGATTCAGCACTCTCTCTTGGGATTGGAAATCAATTAACAAACATTCTTAGGGATGTGGGTGAAGAGTAAGTTTCTATTTCATCTCTATCTATCACTTTAATTTTATGGAACAGGTATCGACAGATTAACATATATATAGgttgatttaatttaaatatgttTTGTTGTTTATAAATATTGGTATAGTTTTTAAGGGGATGATAACGTCAGTTTTAACTTTTTAATGCTACTCCTTACATGATTTTTCTgtattattttatatgaatttatagaaaaaaaaatgatattatcAAAATAAGAGTAGTGATATTATCGTATAAATTTTTTCTCCCgattttggttttattttgttttagttatactacatatatataaaaaattaactaccgatataaaatacatattaaaatactaaaatacacattgaaaataagttaaataaaatatatatttatacaaaaatttataGTGG
This window contains:
- the LOC130973121 gene encoding phytoene synthase 2, chloroplastic-like, whose amino-acid sequence is MSMSFSLAPKPYSSSITCCRRFGGIRSEVVAVMVAPKQRRRELLAESSGTVIMFPRHLSKQGVPLADLHVQEVVEWQCQNGNFATTTKPRFEPCFLKDGYEMCRKICKEYAKTFYLGTLLMTQERQKAIWAIYVWCRRTDELVDGPNADYMKSCGVLDRWEERLHDIFNGRPYDLLDAALTDTISNFPLDIKPFRDMIEGMRMDTKKTRYKNFQELYLYCYYVAGTVGLMSVPIMGIAPESIIPPQSVYDSALSLGIGNQLTNILRDVGEDAIRGRVYLPQDELAQFGLCEEDIFRRKVSESWREFMKEQIMRARFYFNLSEQGASQLHKASRWPVWSSLILYRKILDAIEDNDYDNLTKRAYVGRTKKILMLPLAYKRSLSSPNTNLIPRYQG